In the genome of Drosophila yakuba strain Tai18E2 chromosome 3R, Prin_Dyak_Tai18E2_2.1, whole genome shotgun sequence, one region contains:
- the LOC6538449 gene encoding lipase 3, producing MNRVTASLLILAALAVGVHSAAIDAPIDFYKLYDNPEAHISLKSKATTADRTAAHGYPSEHHHIVTEDGYILGVFRIPYSHKLQNQNVKRPIVLLQHGLSSCSDAWVLQGPDDSLPYLLADAGFDVWMGNARGTSYSRNHTTLSTDHPLFWQFSWHEIAIYDITAIIDYALGTENGQGQDAIHYVGHSQGTTVYFALMSWIPEYNDKIKTAHMFAPVAIMKNLSSRLVRALGPYLGHRNTYSVLFGSQEFLPHNEFLMAIFFNMCQPDFMLRPVCESAVATLYSGGRVNMTAMPEGMATHPAGCSTDQMLHYLQEQQSGYFRLFDHGTKKNLKVYGSEEPPEYPVELIDSLVHMWYADNDDLAAVQDVEQLAKRLPNKVMHHMADPEWNHGDFSLNKEVRKYVNEPVIAIMEEFELENGGT from the exons ATGAACCGAGTTACGGCAAGTTTACTTATCCTGGCTGCTCTTGCCGTGGGAGTTCATTCCGCAGCCATAGATGCACCGATTGACTTTTACAAACTGTACGATAATCCAGAGGCCCACATTAGCCTCAAGAGCAAGGCAACAACG GCTGACCGCACTGCCGCCCACGGATATCCCTCAGAGCATCATCACATAGTTACCGAAGATGGTTACATCCTGGGAGTTTTTCGCATCCCCTACTCCCACAAGTTGCAGAACCAGAACGTGAAGCGACCCATTGTCCTTCTACAACACGGATTGTCGAGCTGCTCGGATGCTTGGGTTTTGCAGGGACCCGATGATAGTCTACCATATTTGCTGGCGGATGCGGGATTCGATGTTTGGATGGGCAATGCCCGTGGAACTTCCTATTCGAGAAACCACACGACGCTCTCCACGGATCACCCACTTTTCTGGCAATTCAGTTGGCATGAGATCGCCATCTACGATATAACCGCCATTATTGACTACGCCCTTGGTACGGAGAATGGTCAGGGCCAGGATGCCATCCATTATGTTGGTCATTCGCAGGGTACCACCGTATACTTTGCCCTGATGTCCTGGATACCCGAATATAATGATAAAATCAAAACCGCTCACATGTTCGCCCCGGTGGCCATAATGAAGAACTTGTCCAGCAGATTGGTGCGTGCCCTGGGTCCATATTTGGGTCACAGGAACACTTATTCAGTGCTTTTTGGCTCACAGGAGTTCCTGCCTCATAACGAGTTCCTCATGGCCATATTCTTCAATATGTGCCAACCGGACTTTATGTTGCGTCCTGTGTGCGAGAGTGCCGTGGCAACACTTTACTCAGGAGGTCGTGTGAATATG ACTGCTATGCCGGAAGGTATGGCAACACATCCGGCAGGCTGTTCCACCGATCAAATGCTGCACTACCTCCAAGAACAGCAGTCGGGCTACTTCCGGCTATTCGATCATGGCACCAAGAAGAACCTGAAGGTCTACGGATCTGAGGAGCCTCCAGAGTATCCTGTCGAGTTGATCGATTCCCTGGTGCACATGTGGTACGCCGATAACGATGATCTGGCCGCTGTGCAGGACGTCGAGCAATTGGCCAAAAGATTGCCCAATAAGGTGATGCACCACATGGCGGATCCGGAGTGGAATCATGGCGATTTCTCCCTGAACAAGGAGGTTCGCAAATATGTCAACGAGCCAGTTATAGCCATCATGGAGGAATTTGAGTTGGAGAACGGTGGGACGTGA